From one Lycium ferocissimum isolate CSIRO_LF1 chromosome 7, AGI_CSIRO_Lferr_CH_V1, whole genome shotgun sequence genomic stretch:
- the LOC132064612 gene encoding protein REVERSION-TO-ETHYLENE SENSITIVITY1-like encodes MDVNPRSVVERDNALQRNNVSRPLDEIDPKTEKFPCCLVWAPLPVVSWLAPFVGHVAICREDGAIVEFSRASMIHVGSLIYGDAARYYQLARQQYCFPRTTLAGHTCNQHHKHAEFGPGVSWDDAVQLSTRNFEYRNFNLFTCNGLSFFAHCLNRLSYKWSLNWNMVNVGILILFKGQWVNGSAILRSFVPFIVMLCFGVLMLAWPYVVMILGFFLFIAGWYLLVTYCFKSLLEVDD; translated from the exons ATGGATGTAAATCCTAGATCTGTGGTTGAAAGGGATAATGCTTTGCAAAGAAACAACGTTTCAAGGCCACTAGACGAAATTGATCCAAAGACAGAAAAATTCCCTTGTTGCCTTGTTTGGGCTCCTCTCCCTGTGGTTTCTTGGCTTGCACCTTTTGTCGGGCATGTTGCCATATGCAGGGAGGATGGTGCTATTGTTGAGTTCTCTAGAGCCAGCATGATTCATGTTGGTAGTCTCATTTACGGGGATGCAGCCAGATACTATCAGCTAGCTAGACAGCAG TACTGTTTTCCTCGCACCACCCTTGCTGGACACACATGCAACCAGCATCACAAACATGCTGAATTTGGGCCAGGAGTAAGTTGGGATGATGCTGTTCAACTTTCTACGCGCAACTTTGAGTACAGAAATTTCAACCTTTTCACTTGCAATGGCCTCTCATTCTTCGCTCATTGCCTGAACCGGCTATCGTATAAATGGTCATTGAATTGGAATATGGTTAATGTTGGAATTCTTATACTGTTCAAGGGGCAGTGGGTCAACGGCTCAGCAATCTTAAGATCATTTGTGCCTTTCATTGTGATGCTTTGCTTCGGAGTTTTAATGCTTGCATGGCCGTATGTGGTTATGATATTgggcttttttctttttattgctGGATGGTATCTCTTGGTAACTTACTGTTTCAAGAGTCTTCTGGAAGTTGATGATTAG
- the LOC132064614 gene encoding uncharacterized protein LOC132064614, giving the protein MGPELENKQNTNMIFEGSAKKQKGSDSKELEASYVNCASNFQDYTSLVEQVKEVHVTEDNEIDITGCTDPADNVPVQSDKEELTESSSSFESIISEAENCTTMDGTECTSEYNGDATSELAFTGFGDIFRMMRKKVTPHWRDFIQPLRQRCKLIELKLHMLQSQTRKYEKQLRDNNHQMKLQMGSVRLEDLGSKSIPFSCNSLRDKIVKRKKRRRTEDTLDIAAYMSHHPLFSFFEKRSSADGSFLDNELDKIAICSDKINDEFGIQDDLHQQPADGDTSLEKILHNIEVLQSQVIQLKTRLDKVTSENVGLFSSTDDLKSLLPSNALTSSARGSEFLQENRVKMPVGSHDVVSQLISEYNMVMPDSAASRHGKAVNVSDVIESTDRSLLLDTNTNPEDGVLIYNQRMKEEMSNFEELKIHPVEKPPVLEHVQKVTIPASVPEPDPDLPLDDQPAPKIRSISKITAPKSKKRKARRRAGKRNY; this is encoded by the exons ATGGGACCTGAATTAGAGAACAAGCAAAACACAAACATGATTTTTGAGGGTTCGGCAAAGAAGCAGAAGGGAAGTGATTCTAAAGAACTTGAAGCTAGTTATGTAAATTGTGCTAGCAACTTTCAGGACTATACCTCTTTGGTTGAACAAGTAAAGGAAGTCCATGTCACTGAGGACAATGAAATTGATATAACAGGATGTACAGATCCTGCTGATAATGTGCCGGTGCAATCAGATAAGGAAGAATTGACGGAGAGTTCAAGTTCTTTTGAGAGTATTATTTCTGAAGCAGAGAATTGCACGACTATGGATGGCACCGAGTGTACATCAGAATACAATGGTGATGCTACATCAGAACTAGCATTCACTGGATTTGGTGACATATTTAGGATGAT GAGAAAAAAGGTGACCCCTCATTGGAGAGACTTTATACAACCTCTGAGGCAGCGATGCAAGTTGATTGAGTTGAAACTCCATATGCTTCAGTCTCAAACTCGGAAATATGAGAAACAATTGCGGGACAACAACCACCAGATGAAGCTTCAAATGGGAAGTGTTCGATTGGAAGATTTAGGTTCAAAGTCaattccattttcttgtaaTAGTTTAAGAGATAAGAttgtgaagagaaagaagagaagaagaactGAAGACACATTGGATATAGCAGCTTATATGTCTCATCatcccttgttttctttttttg AAAAAAGGTCAAGTGCCGATGGTTCTTTTCTGGATAATGAGTTGGACAAAATAG CCATCTGCTCTGACAAGATCAATGATGAGTTTGGGATTCAAGATGACTTGCACCAACAGCCTGCTGATGGTGATACTTCCCTAGAGAAAATACTTCACAATATTGAGGTTCTTCAGTCACAAGTTATCCAGCTTAAAACTAGACTTGACAAGGTAACAAGTGAGAACGTTGGGTTGTTCTCAAGCACTGATGACTTGAAATCGCTTCTACCATCTAATGCTTTGACCAGCTCTGCTCGAGGCTCTGAGTTTCTTCAGGAGAACCGGGTCAAAATGCCAGTAGGATCGCATGATGTTGTATCGCAGCTGATATCTGAGTATAATATGGTTATGCCTGACAGTGCAGCTTCACGCCATGGAAAAGCAGTGAATGTCTCTGATGTGATTGAAAGCACAGACCGTTCCTTACTTTTGGATACTAACACCAAT CCTGAAGATGGCGTTCTAATCTACAATCAAAGAATGAAGGAAGAGATGAGTAATTTTGAGGAACTCAAGATTCATCCTGTGGAAAAGCCTCCGGTTTTAGAGCATGTCCAGAAGGTTACCATCCCAGCTAGTGTTCCAGAACCAGATCCAGATCTTCCCCTGGATGATCAACCGGCTCCAAAAATTCGCTCTATTTCCAAGATTACTGCTCCTAAGAGCAAGAAGAGGAAGGCTCGACGGAGAGCTGGTAAACGGAATTACTGA